A window of Fodinibius salinus contains these coding sequences:
- the sprA gene encoding cell surface protein SprA encodes MGVGGLSVGVVQAQDTTDIAFPTATDSLPRLERPSTISYPYPINLPKLFYIRLSEEQTIVERDSTGQYISYRLLFGLPVAQPYVMDFKEYKNRSRSNALQDNWDQLIREQQTSETDRTGLLDFKLDLPAAEESAFSTIFGKPEVNLSINGTANMNVGATIQKTENTEIPEDQRTQVDPTFEQSLKLNIQGTIGDKLSIQTDWDTERDFDFMNRLNIVYDGYDDEILQRLELGNVSMQTGNSLVRGGSALFGVKSVAQIGSLELTSVLSQQEGEGKTETITGGAQEKNISIRPGDYESDRHFFLDFFTRQQFEENVSDPQQTGQALQLTEVNVWALRESSQSVEGERQAIALGGLGVSQNPDSTYNRPNENNDNISEPVLDQFRDPSLGASASDFGVNPSQFVEGYFVPLQEGVDYSLRPNLGYISLKRNLGSRQALAISFKYRNPQTGQSISVGDVSPGGGNRIYLKLIRPQTVTTSNQLWDLMMKNVYSMGVSNITQDGLEFDIKYTEQNVPSSSLPGRNTVLLQDLGLDRVDQQGSLSPDNNLDFSTTVLNPAAGLIVFPYLQPFGDRIEELLAQAGAGSEEIFSLSFTELYNEKKVNANQESKNNFYLMEGTSKGSVSSSYSLGYSLVEGSVTVLANGRELQEGTDYAVDYSIGSITILNDQYLKKGQEIKIEYENNQLTQIGQKSFTGVRAEYQFSDNITLGSTYFRLKEKPLQDKIRIGDEPINNSVIGFDANAQFDTPWLTRLVDKVPLLQTKARSSMSFSGEFARLKPGISQTGAVEDAIEQNRLFEDEENGLSFIDDFEGSDIGLSFLSPSRWSLAAAPAAVPGYAPDAMYFDDNPPQNPMTSIADKAARSDLRSQFAWYTIPQNIDQILGGVEFTPESEPVQVTEVFPNRDVLTEENFINTLDVHYNPTERGPYNYNNNLRTLLEDEPERTWGGMTTTLPSGQEDLTQNNIEFLEFWVQSVLPGGKVPTAKDLQDYDGKIYIDVGVVSEDVVPNFKTNTEDGLVRRPDDLQRDNIGVDSRSYLPIPPPAPEGQFSNETQLQADVGLDGAPNTNGIDNKNEQNLFSDFINVIKSQYGNASTMASDVQNDPSNDDYTYYGESEVEGRPLHQRFHRMYGYHEGNSPSNSGEKRAVTNEPDTEGLITQSIVEQNNAYFQYEIDWNPANLDNINPGSDSTFVVDMVDSPNQEDRWFQVRVPLKEWARKVGGIENFQNISYIRVWLSGYEKPFTLRFATFELVGSQWRPAENVDKEQGTMQGEFNISSVNIEENSQRQPIPYRKPEGAVRATDRGRQRQTVQNEQSIVMNLQNLAGGELKMMKRVYPGGLNMINYSNVRMFVHGEGYDNRSDAELVMRFGTDLTNNYYEYRQPITPTDEKFPFSNKLTSELDDPTRLTEAEEVWLYDENSMNILLRAFNELKQLRDQQGGDPSTKFERSDLLENAPSGTRIAVKGNPSLDRVGEIGMGIHNPFDPQNPSEGGVSSLSGQFWFNELRVSGYDNQSGWAATAKGNIEFADFASVSANVNRETDGFGSLDSGLGQRRMSDLFAYDVNTTLNLHKFIPERYGWNIPVTLSTRQSSSTPRYLPNQGDVRLSEFKSAVHARDDIDEEQKDQIIDQRIRQSQTVSESYSINVSNVSKSGSNSTLAQYTLDKTTLNYVYNTTERRNPEYSMQDNWNYSGSLRYDVNFQNTLLFRPLGFLGNIPILHPLAGLQLGYTPASINASVGIDREYDERLRRFTAGEEATLQQSHSFTYNTEFGFGYNLTPSIKTTFRSRSVFDLSQAGVTGDTPGNPMADSTEFRVQPSFDVLRDVAFDTVSARRSNYQEAYTASWQPRLNTIDAVSWVNYSANYSGGYQWRNSPRGSQLGATVSNNFSLNQTLDFDLRSLLNRMDWYSNLQNEETDSRPSSAPQDTTSGYSEEQLGEDLANIGKKSLAAILSLQSLDVSFNISKSALQNGYSGGSTLFDMFNSSPGDFSPPFSYRTGVTDNIGRSRLIDNPNDNTSLQLPSNRNLTDDITVGARFAPFDNFTIDLTWNTEWKRNRTKSITIDPNQSISSVSNQNGMIGSSVWAFGGGYSSLFREQLSTAFEDINNGSTVINDSQGNNDGESVLGRKTLQNDFRRAYLGAGKGAIGNRSFTPFPMPNWRITWTGIESFFPLIGDAMSRASITHNYKGQYRLGWVFNSDTSLLPDFSVGAYSVSNPRPEFDPNSISVEKKFSPLLGLNITWNSGFRTNFQYEYSQITSLALSNSTVIERLSKGIKLSFAYTLRDFKIPLFPRVRNAIDITINGSLLEDKETKYELDSDLGKALSAGPSVIKKDVSNADFSGTTTGGQKRINGSAIIGYQFSQTVKANFEYNYNRLIPKTSGVFGRTDHDIRFNIVVSIRSN; translated from the coding sequence CCCTACCCAATTAATCTGCCCAAGTTATTTTATATTCGTCTTTCTGAAGAGCAAACGATCGTAGAGCGTGATTCCACCGGACAGTATATAAGTTATCGTTTACTGTTTGGGCTGCCGGTAGCCCAGCCGTATGTAATGGACTTCAAAGAGTATAAGAATCGAAGCCGAAGTAATGCTCTCCAGGACAACTGGGATCAACTTATTCGGGAACAGCAAACCTCGGAAACTGACCGAACGGGTTTGCTCGATTTTAAACTGGATTTACCGGCCGCCGAAGAATCTGCCTTTTCTACTATATTTGGCAAGCCCGAGGTAAACCTGAGCATTAACGGTACAGCTAATATGAATGTGGGGGCAACGATACAAAAGACTGAGAATACCGAAATTCCTGAGGACCAGCGTACACAGGTAGATCCTACCTTTGAGCAAAGTTTAAAGTTAAATATACAAGGGACAATCGGTGATAAGTTGTCGATACAAACCGATTGGGATACTGAGCGTGATTTCGACTTTATGAATCGCCTGAATATTGTGTATGACGGTTATGACGATGAAATCCTGCAACGTCTGGAATTGGGTAACGTATCAATGCAAACAGGCAATTCACTGGTTAGGGGTGGGAGTGCACTTTTTGGAGTAAAATCAGTAGCTCAAATAGGTTCGCTGGAGCTAACATCGGTGCTTTCGCAACAGGAGGGAGAAGGGAAGACGGAAACTATTACCGGCGGTGCACAGGAGAAAAATATTTCAATTCGTCCCGGTGATTATGAATCAGACCGTCACTTCTTTCTTGACTTTTTTACACGCCAGCAATTTGAGGAAAATGTATCTGATCCTCAGCAAACAGGTCAGGCCCTGCAGCTTACAGAAGTGAATGTTTGGGCACTTCGGGAATCATCCCAATCGGTAGAAGGAGAGCGCCAGGCTATTGCACTTGGTGGGCTGGGAGTTTCTCAAAATCCCGATAGTACCTACAATAGGCCCAACGAGAACAATGACAACATTAGTGAGCCTGTACTCGATCAGTTTCGGGACCCTTCGCTGGGAGCTTCGGCTTCAGACTTTGGCGTAAATCCGTCACAGTTTGTAGAAGGATATTTTGTGCCTTTGCAAGAAGGTGTTGATTATTCCCTACGCCCCAATTTGGGATATATTTCCCTGAAAAGGAATCTTGGTTCTCGGCAGGCATTAGCCATATCGTTCAAATATCGCAATCCCCAGACTGGTCAGTCAATTAGTGTAGGTGATGTGAGCCCGGGAGGTGGTAACCGAATTTATTTAAAGCTAATTCGCCCGCAGACGGTTACGACAAGTAATCAATTGTGGGATCTTATGATGAAAAATGTCTATTCCATGGGCGTTTCCAATATCACGCAGGATGGACTGGAATTTGATATCAAGTATACTGAGCAAAACGTGCCCAGCAGTTCGTTGCCCGGTCGTAATACCGTCTTGCTGCAGGATTTGGGACTCGATCGTGTAGACCAGCAGGGTTCGTTAAGCCCCGATAATAATCTCGATTTTAGTACGACGGTATTAAACCCCGCCGCGGGACTCATAGTATTTCCGTATTTACAACCGTTTGGAGACCGGATTGAAGAACTGCTAGCCCAGGCTGGGGCGGGCAGTGAAGAAATTTTTTCACTTTCGTTTACAGAACTATATAACGAGAAAAAGGTAAATGCTAACCAAGAGTCAAAAAACAACTTTTACTTAATGGAGGGGACCTCCAAAGGCAGTGTCTCATCAAGCTATTCGCTAGGGTACTCACTAGTAGAGGGATCAGTCACGGTGCTGGCGAATGGACGCGAGCTACAAGAGGGTACCGATTATGCTGTTGATTATTCTATTGGTAGCATTACGATTCTAAATGATCAGTATTTGAAGAAGGGGCAAGAGATAAAAATTGAGTACGAAAACAATCAGCTTACTCAAATTGGGCAAAAGAGTTTTACAGGGGTACGAGCTGAGTATCAGTTCAGTGATAATATTACCTTGGGCAGTACTTATTTTCGACTCAAAGAGAAGCCGCTGCAAGATAAAATCCGAATCGGCGATGAACCCATCAATAATTCTGTAATTGGTTTTGATGCTAATGCCCAATTCGATACGCCGTGGCTTACACGCTTGGTTGATAAAGTTCCGCTGCTTCAGACAAAGGCACGGTCGAGTATGTCATTTAGCGGTGAATTTGCTCGGCTAAAGCCTGGAATTTCGCAGACAGGTGCAGTAGAAGATGCAATTGAACAAAATCGCTTGTTTGAAGATGAAGAAAATGGACTTTCATTTATTGATGATTTTGAAGGATCCGACATTGGATTAAGCTTTCTAAGTCCATCACGATGGTCTTTGGCTGCTGCGCCTGCGGCCGTTCCCGGCTATGCCCCTGATGCCATGTATTTTGATGATAACCCGCCTCAAAATCCAATGACAAGTATTGCTGATAAAGCAGCAAGGTCGGACTTACGCAGTCAATTTGCGTGGTATACCATCCCACAAAATATTGATCAGATTTTGGGAGGCGTAGAATTTACTCCCGAATCAGAGCCGGTGCAGGTAACAGAGGTATTTCCGAATCGTGATGTTCTTACAGAAGAAAACTTTATTAACACACTGGATGTCCATTACAACCCTACTGAGCGTGGCCCCTACAACTATAATAACAATTTGCGAACACTACTTGAGGATGAACCGGAACGTACCTGGGGCGGAATGACGACAACGCTTCCTTCTGGACAAGAAGATTTAACTCAAAATAACATCGAGTTTTTAGAATTTTGGGTGCAGTCGGTACTGCCGGGAGGAAAGGTCCCTACAGCAAAGGATCTGCAAGACTATGACGGTAAAATTTATATTGATGTGGGAGTTGTTTCGGAAGATGTGGTACCAAATTTTAAGACGAATACCGAGGATGGATTAGTCCGCAGACCTGATGACCTCCAACGGGATAATATTGGCGTGGATTCACGGTCTTATTTGCCCATACCACCACCGGCACCCGAAGGGCAATTTTCTAATGAGACACAGTTACAGGCTGATGTAGGACTTGACGGAGCACCCAATACCAATGGTATTGATAATAAAAACGAGCAAAACTTATTCTCCGATTTCATTAATGTGATCAAGTCCCAGTACGGCAACGCCAGTACTATGGCCAGTGATGTACAGAATGATCCCTCGAATGATGACTATACGTATTATGGGGAAAGTGAAGTTGAGGGACGCCCTTTACACCAGCGCTTCCATCGTATGTACGGCTATCATGAAGGTAACTCTCCGTCAAACAGCGGCGAAAAGCGAGCAGTAACGAATGAACCGGATACCGAGGGATTAATTACGCAATCCATTGTAGAACAAAATAATGCTTACTTTCAATATGAGATTGACTGGAACCCTGCCAACCTAGATAACATAAATCCGGGCAGTGACAGTACGTTTGTTGTTGATATGGTGGATAGCCCCAACCAGGAGGATCGGTGGTTTCAGGTACGCGTACCACTAAAAGAATGGGCACGGAAAGTCGGAGGAATCGAAAATTTTCAAAATATTTCGTATATCCGTGTGTGGTTATCGGGTTATGAAAAGCCTTTCACACTTCGTTTTGCAACTTTTGAACTCGTGGGCAGTCAATGGCGACCGGCAGAAAACGTAGATAAAGAACAGGGCACAATGCAGGGTGAATTTAATATCTCATCTGTCAATATAGAGGAAAACAGCCAGCGACAGCCCATCCCATACCGCAAACCGGAAGGTGCCGTACGTGCCACTGATCGAGGGCGACAGCGCCAGACTGTACAAAATGAGCAGTCTATTGTAATGAACCTGCAAAATTTAGCTGGGGGAGAGTTGAAAATGATGAAGCGTGTTTATCCCGGTGGATTAAATATGATCAATTATTCGAATGTACGAATGTTCGTACACGGTGAGGGGTATGATAATCGGAGTGATGCCGAGCTGGTTATGCGTTTCGGTACGGATCTTACAAATAATTACTATGAATACCGCCAGCCTATTACACCTACCGACGAAAAATTCCCGTTCAGTAATAAATTGACCAGCGAATTAGATGATCCAACCCGCCTCACCGAAGCCGAGGAGGTGTGGTTATATGACGAAAACAGTATGAATATTCTGCTTCGGGCTTTTAACGAGCTTAAACAGCTACGCGATCAGCAGGGGGGAGATCCAAGTACAAAATTTGAGCGCAGTGATCTCCTGGAAAATGCACCGTCCGGTACCCGTATTGCCGTAAAAGGGAATCCCTCGCTGGACAGAGTTGGGGAGATTGGAATGGGAATTCATAATCCGTTTGATCCCCAGAATCCTTCGGAAGGGGGTGTTTCATCATTAAGCGGCCAGTTTTGGTTTAATGAACTACGAGTGTCGGGCTATGATAATCAATCAGGATGGGCTGCTACGGCGAAAGGTAATATCGAATTTGCTGACTTTGCCTCTGTTAGTGCAAATGTTAACCGTGAGACGGATGGTTTTGGTTCCCTTGATTCTGGATTGGGACAACGCCGAATGTCTGATCTTTTTGCTTATGATGTGAATACTACGCTGAATCTACACAAATTTATTCCCGAACGGTATGGATGGAATATCCCTGTTACATTATCGACGCGTCAGTCCTCCTCAACGCCGCGATATTTGCCCAATCAGGGTGATGTGCGACTGTCGGAATTTAAGAGTGCTGTCCATGCGCGGGATGATATTGATGAGGAACAGAAAGACCAAATTATTGACCAGCGGATTAGGCAAAGTCAGACTGTGAGTGAGAGTTATTCTATTAATGTTTCGAATGTATCAAAGTCGGGCTCCAATTCTACATTGGCACAATATACGTTAGATAAAACAACCCTTAACTATGTATATAATACGACCGAGCGTCGTAATCCCGAATATTCTATGCAGGATAACTGGAATTACAGCGGGTCACTGCGATACGATGTTAATTTCCAGAATACGCTGTTGTTTCGCCCTTTAGGGTTTTTAGGTAATATTCCAATTTTACACCCACTGGCAGGACTTCAACTTGGGTATACCCCGGCATCCATCAACGCATCGGTGGGTATAGACCGGGAGTATGACGAGCGGTTGCGTCGATTTACAGCCGGAGAGGAAGCTACGCTACAGCAATCACATAGTTTTACCTATAATACCGAGTTTGGCTTTGGTTATAATTTAACCCCATCCATTAAAACTACCTTTCGCAGTCGTTCCGTTTTTGACCTTTCTCAAGCAGGAGTCACCGGTGATACGCCCGGCAATCCAATGGCCGACAGTACCGAGTTTAGAGTACAACCTTCATTTGATGTGCTCAGAGATGTAGCTTTTGATACGGTTTCTGCCCGCCGCAGTAATTATCAGGAAGCCTATACCGCGAGTTGGCAGCCCCGTCTTAATACGATTGATGCCGTTAGCTGGGTCAATTATTCGGCTAACTACAGCGGTGGATACCAGTGGCGTAACAGTCCGCGGGGATCGCAGCTGGGGGCAACAGTTTCAAATAATTTTAGTTTAAATCAGACACTTGATTTTGATCTCCGCAGTTTGTTAAACCGGATGGATTGGTATAGCAACTTACAAAATGAAGAAACTGACTCACGCCCTTCATCCGCTCCACAGGATACAACGTCGGGCTATTCCGAAGAGCAGCTGGGAGAAGATTTGGCCAATATAGGCAAGAAAAGTTTAGCTGCTATATTGAGTCTGCAATCTCTGGATGTGTCTTTCAATATTTCCAAAAGTGCATTACAGAACGGTTATTCCGGTGGTTCTACTTTATTTGATATGTTTAATTCAAGCCCCGGTGATTTTTCTCCCCCTTTTTCTTACCGTACTGGTGTTACGGATAATATCGGGCGAAGTCGCCTTATTGATAATCCCAACGATAATACCAGCTTGCAGTTGCCATCTAATCGTAATCTTACCGACGATATTACTGTGGGTGCACGCTTTGCACCTTTTGATAATTTTACAATTGATCTAACCTGGAATACCGAATGGAAACGAAATCGTACCAAATCAATTACCATTGATCCCAATCAAAGTATCAGCTCGGTGAGTAACCAGAATGGGATGATAGGTTCCAGCGTATGGGCTTTTGGCGGGGGATATTCCAGTCTTTTCCGCGAGCAGCTCAGTACGGCCTTTGAGGATATTAACAACGGAAGTACGGTGATTAACGATAGCCAGGGAAATAATGATGGAGAATCTGTACTGGGACGCAAGACATTGCAGAATGATTTCCGAAGAGCTTATTTAGGAGCTGGAAAAGGAGCTATTGGCAATCGTAGTTTTACGCCTTTTCCTATGCCCAACTGGCGCATTACATGGACGGGCATAGAATCTTTCTTCCCCTTGATAGGTGATGCTATGTCCCGTGCATCCATCACCCATAATTACAAAGGTCAGTACCGCTTGGGATGGGTTTTTAATTCGGATACCAGCTTGCTGCCTGATTTCTCGGTGGGCGCTTATTCTGTTTCAAATCCTCGGCCCGAATTTGATCCTAACAGCATCAGCGTAGAAAAGAAATTTAGTCCGCTACTGGGATTGAATATTACATGGAATTCGGGATTTCGGACCAATTTTCAGTACGAATACAGCCAAATTACAAGTCTGGCACTGTCGAACTCAACTGTAATTGAGCGATTGTCGAAAGGTATAAAGCTCTCTTTTGCTTATACACTTCGTGATTTTAAGATTCCACTTTTTCCCCGAGTGCGCAATGCTATTGATATCACTATTAACGGCAGTTTGCTTGAAGATAAGGAGACAAAATACGAACTTGATTCCGATCTCGGAAAAGCGTTGAGTGCTGGTCCCAGCGTTATCAAAAAAGATGTATCGAATGCTGATTTCTCGGGTACGACTACTGGAGGACAAAAACGTATTAACGGATCTGCAATTATTGGATATCAGTTTTCGCAAACGGTCAAAGCCAATTTTGAGTATAACTACAACCGCTTAATACCCAAAACATCGGGTGTTTTTGGTCGTACCGATCACGACATTCGGTTTAATATTGTAGTCTCTATTCGATCTAATTAG
- the lnt gene encoding apolipoprotein N-acyltransferase, giving the protein MNKLSAFWDNKWALTLSAGLLLGLSWPPIPLPFLVFPAFVLIFRITDLADSARAAAYWTYPAFLIWNIITTYWLVMATVAGGVAAILANAVVMTLPVMGQYKVQELKLPGWLIALFQTAFWLSFEYLHHQWDLAWPWLTIANAWSNVPQLVQYISVTGFWGISFWVLFSSALAYRIIKKPSRSLKITLVCVLFAFPLWSLVSGSINPTKKVVNTQEVVVVQPNFDSYLQYGGLDSPQKANQHLLQLSDSVRTSKTDLIVWPENAIQSSIYNRRNISKGSNSTKQLLKQKAREWNTTFIAGATYYEYYDSDETPSLPYKSNRGAYLPFNAALGFHSDTASLGDSSIDVYRKHNLVPIVERVPFIHFLNAADVFNWISWNQNQGYGKGHQANQFSVGNTQTPALICYDSVYPSWVRKYVNDGAGYLTIITNDGWWGNTSGHEQHYAYARLRAIEFGRWVVRSANNGISGIIAPNGSIKKETPYWEQTAFNYQVPVLNTQTLYARFGDWLPILMLIFSALGIGWVGYRNSKDNGTN; this is encoded by the coding sequence ATGAATAAACTATCTGCTTTTTGGGATAACAAATGGGCTTTAACATTGTCTGCGGGATTGCTATTGGGACTAAGCTGGCCCCCTATACCCCTGCCTTTTCTGGTCTTCCCGGCCTTTGTTCTTATTTTCCGCATTACTGATCTTGCCGATTCCGCCCGCGCCGCTGCCTACTGGACGTATCCTGCATTTCTGATATGGAATATTATCACCACCTACTGGCTGGTCATGGCTACCGTGGCAGGAGGGGTAGCGGCCATACTGGCAAATGCTGTAGTTATGACACTGCCGGTAATGGGGCAATACAAAGTACAAGAACTAAAACTACCCGGCTGGCTGATCGCCCTTTTTCAAACTGCTTTTTGGCTCAGCTTTGAATACCTGCATCACCAGTGGGATCTGGCCTGGCCTTGGCTTACCATAGCTAATGCATGGTCCAACGTGCCTCAGCTGGTACAATATATTTCGGTTACCGGTTTCTGGGGAATCTCTTTCTGGGTGCTCTTTAGCAGCGCATTAGCTTATCGAATCATTAAAAAACCAAGCCGATCATTGAAAATAACGTTGGTATGCGTTCTTTTTGCATTCCCCCTCTGGTCGCTGGTAAGTGGATCAATAAATCCGACCAAAAAAGTAGTAAACACACAAGAAGTCGTCGTTGTACAGCCAAATTTTGATTCCTATTTGCAGTATGGAGGGCTGGATTCACCCCAAAAGGCGAACCAACACTTGCTACAGCTTTCCGATTCGGTACGCACGTCGAAAACGGACCTCATCGTTTGGCCCGAAAATGCTATTCAATCATCTATCTATAACCGCAGAAATATCAGCAAGGGCTCCAATAGCACTAAACAACTGCTCAAACAAAAGGCCCGGGAATGGAATACTACATTCATCGCCGGCGCTACTTATTATGAATACTATGATTCAGATGAAACCCCATCTCTACCCTACAAATCCAACCGCGGAGCATACTTACCGTTCAACGCAGCATTGGGCTTTCATTCTGATACTGCCTCCCTGGGCGACTCATCCATCGACGTGTATCGCAAGCATAATTTGGTACCTATTGTAGAGCGGGTTCCCTTTATACACTTTTTAAATGCGGCTGATGTTTTCAACTGGATCAGCTGGAACCAAAACCAGGGATACGGTAAAGGACACCAAGCCAATCAGTTTTCAGTTGGAAATACCCAAACACCCGCACTTATTTGTTACGATTCGGTTTATCCAAGCTGGGTACGAAAATACGTTAATGATGGAGCAGGCTATCTTACTATTATCACCAATGACGGCTGGTGGGGTAATACTAGCGGACATGAACAGCATTATGCTTATGCCCGGCTGCGAGCCATAGAGTTTGGACGTTGGGTAGTGCGTAGTGCCAATAATGGTATTTCGGGCATTATTGCTCCCAATGGATCTATCAAAAAAGAAACACCCTATTGGGAACAAACGGCTTTTAACTACCAGGTTCCTGTACTAAATACCCAAACCCTTTATGCACGTTTTGGAGACTGGCTCCCCATTCTGATGCTTATATTTTCGGCACTCGGCATCGGTTGGGTGGGATACCGAAATTCAAAAGATAACGGCACTAATTAG
- the rsmI gene encoding 16S rRNA (cytidine(1402)-2'-O)-methyltransferase, with product MSTLYIVATPIGNLDDISSRAQEVLESVAAIGCEDTRTSGILLNHLGIDTKTFAFHQHNEHQKVEHLINMLDGRQPVALISDAGMPGISDPGFLAVRAAHQAGHSVSVIPGPDAATTALVASGLPCEKYVYEGFLPQKKGRQKRLKKLAEEDRSVVLYESPYRLHKLLEELRKYMGDRRMAAVCRELTKKFEEVVRGSLKSVADTFALRDEIKGEIAIVIAPKDYSE from the coding sequence TTGAGTACGCTCTATATCGTAGCAACACCCATTGGGAATCTGGATGATATTTCTTCCCGTGCACAAGAGGTGCTGGAATCCGTCGCGGCCATTGGCTGTGAAGATACTCGAACATCGGGTATACTACTTAACCATCTGGGCATTGATACTAAAACTTTTGCCTTTCACCAGCATAACGAACACCAAAAAGTGGAACATCTTATCAATATGCTGGATGGGCGGCAACCAGTGGCCCTGATCTCCGATGCAGGCATGCCGGGCATTTCAGATCCGGGCTTTCTGGCAGTGCGCGCTGCTCACCAGGCAGGACATTCCGTTTCTGTTATTCCCGGCCCTGATGCTGCCACAACAGCCTTAGTTGCCAGCGGACTGCCCTGTGAAAAATATGTATATGAGGGATTCCTGCCTCAAAAAAAGGGGCGCCAAAAACGACTTAAAAAACTGGCTGAAGAAGATCGGTCAGTCGTACTCTATGAAAGTCCCTATCGACTGCACAAACTGCTGGAAGAGTTGCGCAAGTATATGGGCGACCGACGTATGGCTGCTGTTTGCCGTGAGCTGACGAAAAAATTTGAGGAAGTCGTCCGTGGCTCTCTAAAATCTGTGGCCGATACCTTTGCTCTGAGGGATGAGATTAAAGGCGAAATTGCTATTGTAATTGCTCCAAAAGATTACAGCGAATGA
- a CDS encoding VOC family protein has protein sequence MADFTPSGINHMTIRVNDIERAEEFYGDVLGFDLIRKMGKSMSVYQIGDEDTLVLVEAETSYDTSSSDYRVDHFGFYLDSEEEVDEMAEYLRDQEVTILSGPANRKRGRFVFISDPDGNMIELFYEEDEE, from the coding sequence ATGGCTGATTTTACACCATCCGGTATTAATCACATGACCATCCGCGTGAATGATATTGAACGTGCTGAAGAGTTTTATGGCGATGTCTTGGGGTTTGACCTGATTCGAAAAATGGGAAAAAGTATGTCGGTGTATCAAATTGGAGATGAAGATACGCTAGTACTTGTGGAGGCGGAAACCAGTTATGATACCTCATCAAGTGATTATCGGGTAGATCATTTTGGGTTTTATCTGGATTCAGAAGAAGAAGTCGATGAAATGGCCGAATATTTGCGCGATCAGGAGGTAACAATTTTAAGCGGTCCTGCCAATCGAAAGCGCGGACGGTTTGTGTTTATCTCGGATCCTGATGGCAATATGATTGAACTTTTTTATGAAGAGGATGAAGAATAG
- a CDS encoding nucleotide exchange factor GrpE: MSESKKEVSEQEAAEIEEQEQEVSEEQSEEELPYQNFNEDELREMLVAREEELSELEQEVNELKDDRLRKVAELENYRKRVKRERSQVYETAKARALEDFLEINDDIQRTLGAAEELDVNETFFDGVQMVAKKLQEILRKNDVQRIDQEGVPFDVDLHDAMMRRKPEDDSIESDIVLNVVESGYRMGDRTIRHAKVIVSE; encoded by the coding sequence ATGAGCGAATCGAAGAAAGAAGTTTCTGAACAAGAAGCGGCTGAAATTGAAGAGCAGGAACAAGAAGTATCTGAGGAACAGTCGGAAGAAGAATTACCGTATCAGAATTTTAATGAAGATGAGCTGCGGGAAATGCTTGTTGCCCGTGAGGAAGAGCTTTCTGAACTGGAACAAGAAGTGAACGAGTTAAAAGACGATCGATTGCGCAAAGTAGCAGAGCTTGAAAACTATAGAAAGCGTGTAAAGCGAGAGCGTTCCCAGGTGTATGAGACAGCTAAAGCCAGAGCGCTCGAAGATTTTTTGGAAATCAATGATGACATCCAGCGAACATTAGGTGCGGCTGAAGAGCTTGATGTGAATGAGACCTTTTTTGATGGGGTACAGATGGTAGCCAAAAAACTTCAGGAAATTTTGCGAAAGAATGATGTGCAGCGCATTGATCAAGAGGGGGTTCCTTTTGATGTAGATTTGCATGATGCTATGATGCGCCGCAAGCCCGAAGATGACAGCATTGAAAGTGATATAGTTTTAAATGTCGTGGAAAGCGGTTATCGTATGGGAGATCGTACTATTCGTCATGCCAAAGTAATTGTAAGTGAATAA